One window of Triticum dicoccoides isolate Atlit2015 ecotype Zavitan chromosome 5A, WEW_v2.0, whole genome shotgun sequence genomic DNA carries:
- the LOC119303530 gene encoding uncharacterized protein LOC119303530, which produces MLRQPHFFPPLGTATSDLVTASAICAVFLAKYCACPPRLPDSVATHKNARKHGGPTDAASVVVVGMPRGGKLGIPPAGADRDRRVKAGGGGYGSDGSGGAGPAGAALQHGADGGEVRRCPLRRDGRAAGHSGVHPG; this is translated from the exons ATGCTGCGGCAGCCTCACTTCTTCCCGCCGTTGGGCACAGCTACTTCTGATCTGGTGACCGCTTCTGCAATCTGCGCTGTGTTTCTTGCCAAG TACTGTGCATGCCCGCCACGTCTGCCTGACAGTGTGGCCACACACAAAAACGCTCGGAAACACGGCGGTCCGACGGACGCCGCGTCCGTCGTTGTGGTGGGAATGCCACGTGGAGGCAAACTGGGCATTCCACCGGCGGGAGCAGACAGAGACCGACGCGTCAAAGCCGGAGGAGGAGGATATGGCTCCGATGGAAGCGGAGGAGCCGGACCAGCAGGTGCCGCCCTTCAACATGGAGCAGACGGAGGCGAAGTTCGCCGTTGCCCactccgacgagatggccgagcagCAGGTCATTCTGGAGTTCATCCAGGATGA